AGCGCCGGGCCGTACAAGGCGTCGACGCGCTCGGCGTCGTGGCGCCACAGCACCTCGTTGTCGGTCTCGCCCGCCGGCGACGGCGTGCCCGGCCGCATCCCCGGCGGGACGTGCGGCGACGGCAGCCCGTGCAGGTGGTAGCACGCGTACACGTACGGGATCCCGGCCCGCTCGGCGACGTCGCGCGCGCCGGCGGGCAGCAATCCCTGCGCCACCACCACATCGCAGTCCCCGGCGACCGCGCCGAGCGCGTCGAACCGCGCGGTGACCAGCTCGTCCGCGAGCGCGAACGGGTCCGGCCGCTCGCGGGTCACCACCGAGCGCACCGACGGGCCGAGCGGCACGTGCGCCACCCCGGCGCGCTCCAGCAGCGTCACGAAATCTTCGTCCGGCGGCCCGCACACCACCGAGTCCACGCCGAGCCCCCGCAGGGCCACAGCCAGCCCCGCGAGCGGTTCGACGTCCCCGCGCGAACCCCACGTCGTCAGCAAAACCCGCATTGCTTCCCCCTGTTTCCGCTGGTTGCGCGGCCATTGTGGAGGACGACCCCGGCCTTGCGGCAAGCCCCGGGTTCGGCTATACCTTGAAGGGGGCGGGGAGTGCTCGTATCGCAGCGGCAATACTTGTAGTGGCGAACGGTCGAGCGTCAGCCCCAGAGGGCTTCGGGTGCCGCGTCGGTCGGGGGTTCCCCGCCGGCTTCGGCGAACGCGGTGAGCGAGTCGACGAGCCCCTGCCGGCTTTCCCCGGGCATCCGCGCGACGATCTTGGCGATCTCCCGGCGACGGCGGGTCGTCACCTGCCGGACGATCCGCGCGCCCTCGCGGGTGATCTCCAGCACGATCTCGCGCCGTGACACGGGACTGTGCCGGCGGTCGACCAGCTCGCCGGCGACCAGCCTGTCGACCATGCGGCTGGCGGTGGACGGCGTGACCCCGAGGTGTTCGGCGAGCGTCGCGTGCTTGAGCGGCCCGCGCGTGTGCAGGACGACGAGGAGCCGGAACTGCGGCAGGGTCAGGCTGTCCTCGGCCGCGGCGATCGATCGGACGGACACCGCCACGAGCAGCCGCGACGCGGTGAGGACCGCGTCGGTCAGCTTGTCGACGCTCGCGGCGTCGAGGCCCGGGTTCGTGCGGGTCATGCCGCCCAGTGTGCCGGAGCGGCCATGCCCCGCCGGGGTGACCCCCGGCTTGACAGCGAGCCCGCTCGTCTCGCACTATGCGAACAAGTGTTCGATAACTTTCTCCTGGGTTCGCCCGTGGCTTCGCGGTGCGGGTGTCTCCGGTGCGAGTACGTGGTGCTGGAGGTGAGCGGTGGTGGCGGTGCCGGAGGCGCTGGCCGGGCTCACGGCGATCCCGGGGGTCCGCACGGCGGCGGAGCTGAGCCCGGCCGCGGCCGTGTCGCCGGCTTCGGCCGGGTTGTTGACGGTGCTGCCCCCGCTGGCGCGGTTGCTGCCGGGCGGCGGGTTGCGCCGCGGCAGCACGATCTCACTGGCCGGCGCGACGTCCCTGGTACCGGCCCTGCTGGCGGCGGCCACGCGCGACGGTTCGTGGGCGGCGGTGACGGCGCTTCCCGAGCTGGGCCTGGCCGCGGCGGCGGAGCTGGGCGTCGACCTGGAGCGGATCGCGCTGGTGCCCCACCCCGGCGCGGAGCTGACGGGTGTGTTGTCGGCGCTGGTGGACGGGTTCGACGTGGTGGTCCTCGGACCGGTCGCGGTCCAGCCCCAGCTCGCCCGCCGCTTGGCGGGCCGGGTGCGCAACCGGGGAACGGTGTTGCTGAAGGTGGGGCCGTGGCCGGGAGCGGACTTGGAGCTGCGCGTATCGGGCCGCCGATGGCACGGCCTGACCCCGGACGGCCACGGCCACCTGCGAACCCGCGAGGTGACGGCGACAAGCCACGGCCGAGGATCGGCGGCGAGGCCGTCATCGGTGCGGTTGCAGCTGCCGGGACCGGGCGGGGTGGTGGCGGCGGGGGAGCCGCGAGAGCGGCGCTTGGCCGAGGTGGCCGGGTGAGCGATGGTGCCGCAGAGGTCGGTGCCGGAGCACGCGGACGCACCGGATCCGCACGATGACCGGCGGGCCACGGTGTTTCGCCGCGGCCTAGGACTGGGCGATGAGGCAGGTCGTGCCGGGTGTTGTTTCAGCGCGGGGAAGTGCGGCGGATCGGGCGCATCGCGCGATGCCTGGCGTGTCGTGCTTGCCCGCGGCGGTTGTCGTGGCTCGCGCGTGGCGGGGCCTGGCGAACCGGGAGCCGTGCCGCGGTCGTGCGATGACCGGCGGGCCACAGTGTCTCGCCCCTGCGTAGTTCCGCGCGATGGGCAGGCAACAGAGGCCCCTCGCGCCGATAGCGGCCGGGTGTTTTGCCGCCACCGCACCATCCTCGGCGCGGCCGCGGGATGAACGGTCCGCCACGGCTGCTCGTGCTGTGGTGCCCGGACTGGCCGGTCGTCGCCGCCGGGGCCGCTGCCGGTACCTCGCCCCTCGCTCCCGCCGCCGTCTTCTCCGGCAGCCGGGTGGTCGCCTGCTCCGCCGAAGCGCGCCGCGGTGGCGTCGGACGTGGCATGCGCCGGCGCGATGCCCAGTCGCGGTGCCCGGAACTCGTGATGCACCAGCACGATCCGGACCGCGACGCCCGGCTCTTCGAACCCGTCGCCGCCGCTGTCGAAGCGCAGGCCGTCGGGGTCGAGGTCGTGCGGCCGGGCATCGTCGCCGTGCCCGTCACCGGTGCCGCCGGGTACTTCGGCGGCGAAGAAGCCCTTGCCGAGCTCCTCGTCGACGAGGTCGCCGCCCGTGCCGGCGTCGAGTGCCAGGTCGGGATCGCCGACGGCCTCTTCGCCGCGACCCTCGCCGCCCGCCGCTCGGCCCTTGTCGCGCCCGGGGGCACCGAAGCCTTCCTCGCGCCCCTCCCGATCACCGAGCTGGACCAGCCGGGCGACGACCGCGGCGAGCTCGTCGGCACCCTCCGCCGCCTCGGCCTGCGCACCCTCGGCGCGTTCGCCGCCCTGGCCGAACGCGACGTCGCCGGCCGCTTCGCCAAGGACGCCATCACCGCCCACCGCCTCGCCCGCGGCCTCGCCGAACGCCCGCCGCTGCGGCGCGCCCTCCCGCCGGACCTGACCGTCACCGAAACCTTCGACGACCCCCTCAGACGCATCGACGAAGCCGCCTTCGTCGCGAAGACCCTCGGCGAACGCTTCTTCGCCGGCCTCGCGAACCACGGCCTCGCCTGCACCCGCCTGGCCATCGTCGCCGTCACCGAAGCCGGCGAAGAGCGCGTACGCGTCTGGCGCTGCGCCGAACCCCTGACCGCCCGCGCGACGGCCGACCGCGTGCGCTGGCAGTGCGAAGGCTGGCTCACCACCCGCGACCGGCCCAGCGCCGGGATCGTCCGGCTGCGCCTGGACCCCGAAGAGGTCGTCGGCGGGGAAGCCCTGCAGCTGCAGCTCGGCTCGATGGGCCGCGACGCCGACGCCGCCGAGCGCGCCGGCCGCGCCCTG
The window above is part of the Amycolatopsis camponoti genome. Proteins encoded here:
- a CDS encoding DNA polymerase Y family protein gives rise to the protein MNGPPRLLVLWCPDWPVVAAGAAAGTSPLAPAAVFSGSRVVACSAEARRGGVGRGMRRRDAQSRCPELVMHQHDPDRDARLFEPVAAAVEAQAVGVEVVRPGIVAVPVTGAAGYFGGEEALAELLVDEVAARAGVECQVGIADGLFAATLAARRSALVAPGGTEAFLAPLPITELDQPGDDRGELVGTLRRLGLRTLGAFAALAERDVAGRFAKDAITAHRLARGLAERPPLRRALPPDLTVTETFDDPLRRIDEAAFVAKTLGERFFAGLANHGLACTRLAIVAVTEAGEERVRVWRCAEPLTARATADRVRWQCEGWLTTRDRPSAGIVRLRLDPEEVVGGEALQLQLGSMGRDADAAERAGRALVRIQGLLGPDAVVTPLLDGGRGPAERVRLVPWGEPRRVVTEDRPWPGRLPAPSPAWVPPRPPSARVLDAIGDAVRCTERGELSYPPATVTIGDGPSRRVLGSAGPWMVHPSLPAKRGARPTARMQVVLEGEDDDLALLLEATVGVDPQWTVEGVYD
- a CDS encoding MarR family winged helix-turn-helix transcriptional regulator, coding for MTRTNPGLDAASVDKLTDAVLTASRLLVAVSVRSIAAAEDSLTLPQFRLLVVLHTRGPLKHATLAEHLGVTPSTASRMVDRLVAGELVDRRHSPVSRREIVLEITREGARIVRQVTTRRRREIAKIVARMPGESRQGLVDSLTAFAEAGGEPPTDAAPEALWG